tcgtcgcagtcagaaacaaagcaaacgtcgtgcaatgaaacaataattttgagtgctgcatttgtgagcgccgtacttcgtttgttactttatggtcacatgaacgtcgtatttcatcacacagagcaccatacttaatgcacttaaatgaacgttgtacttcgtacaagttaggcaatattaatacacatttggtgtattgcgggttgcattattaatttacaaaaatagctatgattttatatacaacttaaaataattcataatatttaaacgtcgtacttcgtaacagtaatacaatatttaaacaaatgtagtacttcttgaatataggcaattttcatacacgtttactgtgaaaccagttgcgttacaattaaagtatacgtagtacttcgtggttttaggcaactttagcgcgcgttttgtgtaatgttggttgcatacctttaaacaaaatgattgtgtcaagactattttaccacatgagcaatcgtgactttattatatgcagtagttattaagcagtgaatggtgcaaggcgagcgctatgtgctaggcgagagctatgtgctaggcgagagctatgtgctaggcgagagctatgtgctaggcgagagctatgtgctaagtccgtagaacgaagtatgtcgttcgaataaatttgctggctttcttctactcttcctcctctctctctctctctctctctctctctatcatctatcttcttttccttttaatttctttctttctctctgtcttctttctctttctctttctttcctctctcttgtattattcatctctgactctattactcatactctttaagactagttggtttctatcactatcaccaaccacaccatcgtctttttgttacttgagagaaataaggctgtacactactaacattaaattgtggtgagaagagtgagagtttttagagaggtaaatttatttgtaatgataaaatagagtaagttcatgttggttagcccaagttgcattgcatactagtaatatttattaaacaatgtgtacctggctgtgtattgttttattctctcagctttctaaacgttgacggagtctcgtctcaccgacaagacgaatctccaagctgagtctgtcttaacagatcgcagcgtagaaacagctctaccgaatacaacaccttgccaggtacgtatgtaataataaaatagagtaagttcatgttggttattagcccaagttgcattgcatactagaaatttttatataaacaatgtgtacctggctgtgtattgttttatcctctcagctttctaaacgttgacggagtctcgtctcaccgacaagacgaatctccaagctgagtctgtcttaacagatcgcagcgtagaaacagctctaccgaatacaacaccttgccaggtacgtatgtaataataaaatatagtaagttcatgttggttattagcccaagttgcattgcatactagaaatttttatataaacaatgtgtacctggctgggtatattttttatccactcagctttctaaacgttgacggggtctcgtctcgccgacaagacgaatccccaagctgagggctgagtctcaacagatcgcagcgtggaaactgctctaccgagtacaacaccctgccaggtacgtaagtcgtctacagacaattccgagtttcgacgtcgaacaacaatgtacccataattgaccgtctagaagcctggtcggacgtggcaaggatcgatcccgccgccgatcggtggcttcacacggcaaatagggctcgtgcgacgttcgtacgcaagcgttaaacgcctagtaaagtcacattgttttgagcctgtcgactctcgaaactcctaaaggtatcgttgccacctttgactagaaaggatacggccttagaggcgttcaggcataatcccacggatggtagcttcgcaccaccgcccgctcgagcgagtgcgtgaaccaaatgtccgaacctgcggttcctctcgtactgagcaggattactatcgcaacgacgagtcatcagtagggtaaaactaacctgtctcacgacggtctaaacccagctcacgttccctattagcgggtgaaaAATACGCGCCCTGAAAGTACCGCCGCCAATATTTGTGGAATTTCTAATTGTATAGTTTTTTGAAACCAAACTGATCTTTTGGACCTAacgtaatagaatttgagccaAATTGATTATTTCAGGCTTAACACGATGTTAGTTGTTATGTATGATATggattatattaaaaacacttgtcacatttaaaaacataacatttattaaattgttttaacatatgtttttcaatttagtaaatataaaatgttttataaagAATCTTCGTCATCGTCACTTGAGATTTGTAGGTgtgttgtcgtttgtttaatattaagtCCAGACGTACCAGGCTTCTCCATGGTGGATACTCGCCGCCTTAATTGTGAATCGGTATAGAACGGTTGAATACTTGTTATTATTGGAAGAGGATTGCCGAGAAAATTGTCTTCAAATTCTGGAAGTGTATTCCAGTCGAAATCATCATTCCATTCGTCGTAGATTTGTGGAATAATAGGTTGCAGTGGTTCATCTGGGTTATGTTGCATAGTGTGTGGCCGTGTATTATTTGCTACAACATTCCGAAATACGACATTTCTGGTAAACGTCCTTCCATTGCGATAGTTATATTTCCCTTGTTGAGGTCCGTTTGttatatacatttttaaattttctcctAAGCCCACTCGACTCATAGCTACATACAATTGGCCATGCACAAAACATGGCCCATCCAGGTATATGCCTACTTTGTCAAACGTTTGTccttgtgatttatttatagttatggCGAATGCAAGTTTTACAGGAAACTGTTTTCTAATCATAGGCCGAGGTAAGCCAGTTCCTTCGCTAGCTTTAGTTTTAACTTTTGGTAGGGTAATGACATTTCCTGTTCCTTTTCCGGAAATGACTTTGGCTGTTAAAACATATTCACCCATTTCTATAATTCTCAATCTTGTCCCATTACACAAACCCACTTCTAGGTCTATATTACGTAACAACATTACGATAGCACCTCTCTTTAGATGTAATTCAAACGGCGGCAAACACGCAGTTTCTACAGCATTCAGAAAGTCATCGGgtactaaaaaattgtcttcCGGGTTTGCGTCGTAAATATCCTGACTGTAATACGTTTTAAGTTGTCCAGGACAACTGTCTAATATCTTGGCGTTAATATCTTTAACTGATACGTTTTTTGGACATAAGATAGCACGAGAAGCAATTCGGTTGTCGTCGATTTCAGTTACATCAATGTCTTCAAAAACGTGTCTTAATAACTCATCTAAACTACTGACTAAATACTGATTGGGAATCTCTATTAAGTCGTCCGGCACACCATAATGCACTTCCGGTATGGTGGCTTTTGTTACTTTGCCTTCTCCTATCCTTAGTAAGAAATCGGGAAATGTTCTGTCGACATTTATATCTTCTAGTGCTGCATTCAAATAGcgcatattttgtgttagttttaattttacgaCGTTATCCCAAAAGGGCACTGCTTGTACACATTCATTTAGTATTTCTCCTGCATGTGCTCTTGGCACAACGGGCAATAATTGTCTGAAATCTCCtccaaaaacaacaattttaccACCAAACTCTCTGTCGATATTCATTAAACGTCTAAGGTATCGGTCTATTGCCAGCACAGCTTTTCGGGGGGCCATTGATGCTTCATCCCAAATTATTAATGCAGTATTTTTCACAAAGTTTGAGTCTGTTGTTTCTTCAGCAAATCCTCCTACCGTAGTCTCCGTTAGCAGTAATGGCAACCGAAACGATTTGTGGACAGTTTTACCTTCTTTCAGTAATGTGGCAGCCATCCCCGTCCAAGCCATCGCTATATACGTTTGGTGAAGTCGTTCCCTCACTACTCGTTGGATGACATTATATAGATACGTTTTCCCAGTACCACCTGGTCCGTCCACGTAAAATACATTCCTTTCCGCTCGTCCTGTTTGCAAATTATCTTGTAATGCAGCAATAATTGCATTATATGCCACAAGTTGATCATGATTTAAACGGGCAACGGCTTCATTGATGTCGTCATTCTCATTGGCTCCAGTTCTGTGTGGTGGAACAGTTTGCATTAAATCATAAAATGTTAATGGTACTGTTCGGAGCAGGTCGTCGTCTTGCAGCGTTACTTCTGGTAACCCCAAATCTTGCATAGATGGAATATTTGGCAAATTGGTGCgttgtaaaaatttctgaatGTGGTAGAGGGCCTTTTGTTCTGCGACGTCCTCACTATCTGTATGATGTCGTTGAAAATCTTGTAGCATATAATTTCTGTACTTTTGATACATGTTTGGCACAAAAGTCATATCGCCACTTTCACTAATCATACTAAAAATTGTCATTGCAAACAACTCTCTGACATAAAACGGAGGTTTGGTTAAAGCAATTTCATTCATGGCTGCATCGTATGTATTACAGTCATCAAGTAGTCTTAGTTCTCTACATGCCGCTTCAAACGAGTCCATTCTTTGACCATTAACTGTTTTTAATTCGTCAAACGACGTTACTCCTGGTGAAACACGTAGAAGTAGTCTTAGATAATACCGTTCACCTTCTTGAACACCCACTTCTGCTATAGTACCAatagttttgcttttttgtcttcttttcGCCCAGGTTGACGTTTTTCCATGCCATGTGTAATATTCCGGAATATctgtatatttatatattcTTGCTTCTGGATTATCATGGTTTAATTGAAACCACGCCATTAATTTGGAAGGTTTTGTCGACAGTTCTTCTATCCTTTGAATATCTTCACCCTCTTCAAACATAACTTCTTGGTGATGTGGTAAATGAACAGGCAAAACAATTACAGAATGTGACCTGTCACTTAGTGGAAATTGTAGCAATCGCCATGCGGATTCTGTAGAACTCACGTATCGATAGTCTTGATAATGTTTAATCTCGTCCCAGTTTATAACGCCATCTTCATTTGGTTGCTGGTGTTGCGCCTGTACTGTAATATAGTCCGCACTTTTTTCTACATACTTATGTAAATACTTAATAGTATATATCGACCCGCAACATTCAACGTTTATATGGCAGTCGTAATACCCCGAAAGGTATTTATTGTAAGGTACAATTCGCCTATTGTCAATGGCTGTACCCTCGTAATCTATGGTTCTTCCATTGTTAGGCCTTTTATAATCTGGTTGTCGTAAAAGATTATCTCCTAACAATAATGTTCTGTCAGAAAATTGTTTCGGGTAATGCTTGGTACATTCGCCATTCTGCATGCATAATGCGTCAGGATGACTATTAGTGCCACAGGGTCTAtgtatgtaatgttttttcaCTAACATATACATGCGCGGTTCTGTATCTTCGTCTGGTATTACAGCTGATACAGCAGCGTCCACTAACTCTTCTGTATTCAGCTTATCTTCTGGTCTTAACGTTACTAAAATATGCGCATGGGGTAATCCTCGTTTTTGGAACTCGACGCTGTACATATAATTCAATATAACCCCAAAAATCTGACAATTTGCAATTTGGTCGATAAGATTTAGCagttttgtgtgaaaaactcTGCAAACGAGATCTGGCCTGTGTTCATATTTCTGTTTATATTGTAGGTTTTCTTGAATTTCCGGCCACTTGGGGTTGCAAGTCATGGTTATAAATAGGTCGGGTTTGCCATGCCTTGCAACTATTGTCATTGCGTCTAAATAGCGTCTTCGTTTTTCTCGTGGGCTATTAATTGTTGCCGCTGgcaaaatggttatttttccaattcttGCATGTTCCCTGGCTGCTCTATTTTCAAGATATCGTCTTATTGCAGTGTATTCGGCTACACGTAATTgtctttgattttgtttaaccCACCACAAATAGTCGGATTCGGTTCTAACCCACGCATCAACAATATATTGTTGAAACAGCTTTCCACTATTATGAAGGATTGAAAAATGATCACGGACTTGCAAACGATATCTGTAATATTCTCTTATTGTGACTTTGCTTCTTTTGTTTCTTCTCACTTGGTTTTCGTTATCACCTTGTCCCTCTACGTCTTCATCATTTGGATGTTGTTCGTCTAGTTGTGGAGGTGTTTCAGTTGCGACGTCTACTCTTCTTCTGTTGCCTTCGTACGTGTGAGGAATATTGAAGTCGTACCCCATTTCTCCGTATGGGAACAGCAGTGGATATACCATGGGATCAGCAAGGcgatttaagttttttaattcgtgTTTTCGATTTGGTTGTTCTTTTGGGTAAAGAATTAAATCTACTTGAAAAGGTGGCTCCTCTCCCACAAATACCGCTGCAATATCGCTCCGACTAGTTGGAAGATTATGATTGCGCAGATTGTCGTTTATTCTATCTTTGAAGGCAACGATAACGTTTCTCacttcattttcgtcttcgtttgCTGCTAGGAGGCGCCTCTCTTCTAATACTTCTTTCATTGTACTATATGACTGGATCCATGGGTTGTCTCGTCTAAGTATATGTTCTAATAATGCAATTGTGTCCGCTTCTAAGCGTTCTCCAAGAAATGTGGTACGTCTTTCTATCGCATCTTGTGCAtccaaaaaatagtaattgttattttttggttgCCTATTGGTTTGCGAAGGTAATGGTTCAATGTAGTGGTAAATTTGGCCGCAAACGTTAAAACACCAAGCACCTTGATTTTGGTTTCGGTCTTCTGGTATCGTCGCTTTAAAGGATGCCATTGCAAAAAGACTATTTGCAGAGCGAATGTGTTCCCGAAAATTGTTAGCGGCTTGAGTGTTTTCTGTTAAAAGTCTTTTGAGTTCTCGAGGACATTGCACTAGATCTGGTAGTCTGACTTTGCCaaagttacaacaaaaaaaccgACCTCGTGTTGTTATTGGCAGTCTTTCGTTTTCAAAAAAGAGAGCATTACAATGGTCGCATATCGATGTCATTCGTCCCATGTATTGAGCTTCTACCGCTTCAATGTTCTGCGTTCGTAAAGCCAATCGATACGTTCTTCTAATTGGCACTTCTGCATGTCGTCTTCGTGGAGGCACAACTACTCTAACCGGTCTTATTATTTCTTCTTCGACTTCAGCTCTGTTGTCATTATTTTCTTCGTCTTCGTCGTTTTGCATCATTTCTTGAATTCTTGTTTCAACAATTGGATCTCGTATGATATTCACGGATAATTCGTTTGTTACGCTGTTTGTTTGAATGTGCAATTGGTACATGCGAGCCAATTCTTCTATGTGTTCGTCGCGTTGCACACAAACAATTAATCTTGAATCGTCATGCTCTTCATTAGCTATTTGTAATTGTGTACCACTGTTCTGCTGATGCTCCTCTTGTTTTCGCATACGTTTCACACGTATGCCGTGGTATCTTGACATTTGCGACATTTTGTCTTGTCGTCTGTAAACATTAAAACGTTTGTAGTATGTTGTAtatactgttttttattttacatagtgttgtaattattttttgaattgttttttaaagttgtttgttgttaatgtacttttgtgattttatgtattgcttttgtttatatgcaatgttttattttgctttttattcAACGTTCTGACGTAGCGTTTTTgatgttttattgtttatgtTATTGCagtactttttttgtaaacaatgAAAATGTTGTTTAAGAACGAAACACAGCAATATAGTCACTGTTTATCAGTTTGTTTTAAGCATTCTTTATTGtgttgtaattgtaattttttgttctttgtgTTATATTTGCTACATCTAAAGCCTATTGTGCTGATTAATGTAACTACATAATGAAATAATATTCTTTTAAActgtaatatttaattaaaattacatgTGTGCGCTAagtttgtcaattttttttatcacaaagACACCAAATTGCttactttaattataatttgaaatatttttcttgttgtacGCGGTTGACTTTCTTTAcgtctttagtttttttttgtatgttgttaattttttgtttttacaaaaacgtaTGAAGGTGTTACTGCTACATGTAAAGCTTATTGTGCTAATTCATCTAactaaataatgaaataatatttttttaaactgtaatattcaattaaaattacatttttgttctaagtttgtcaattttttttatcacaaacACACAACATTGCttactttaattataatttgaaatattttttttgttgaaaacgtAAAGTACGCGGCTGACTTTCTTAACGTCTttaaattgtcttttttttgtatgttgttaatttttttgaaattgtgttaacgattcaacaattttttttacaacaactTAGAAGGAGTTACTGCTACATGTAAAGCCTATTGTGCTAATTAATCTAACTAAATagtgaaataatattttcttaaactgtaatattcaatttaaattacatttttgctataagtttgtcaattttttttataatttgaaataatttttttggttaaaacgTAAAGTACGCGTTTGACTTTTTTAACGTCTttagattgtttttttttgtatgtttttttgtaattgtgtTAAGgaatcaacattttttttacaaaaacgcaTGAAGGTGTTACTGCTACATGTAAAGCCTATTGTGCTAATTAATGTaactaaactataaaataatatttttttaaactgtaatattcaattacaattacatttttgctgtaagtttgtaattttttttatcagaaaGACACACAAGTGCttactttaattataaattgaaaaaaattttttttgttgaaaacgtATAGTACGCGTTTGATTTTCTTAACGTCTttagattgttttttttgtaattgtgttaacaaattaacattttttttacaaaaacgtataaaggtgttaattttaatttgcgtTTACCGTGTTTAAtataaactgtttttatattgttGTTAATGAATACGCTTAATACATGTTTtatatctgttttttttaaatagaattgcagttttattttttattttacttatattgtttttagtggtaattgtttttgttttatgcagCAATAACAATTCTGAACACCGCTTttagtattttaaaatttattatatgtGTTTTTTAAAGCGGTTTATTGTGTAAACACAAAAGCTAATCgtataattatttgttttatttacttagttttaaaagatttagttttaaatacaaTGACTTTGACATGCATATACTATTGTTTTATATGTAcagtttttaaatgtaaaatttgtattttagttGCTACATTTAACGTTTGTAATGTTTAATGTGTTTTAATAATTCTGTTTATGTTCATTATTTGCTACTAGATTATAATTTGTATCTTCATTTTaaaccttttaattttttttttgcgtCACACACGCAAGTGTAATAGTTTGTTATTTGATTTTAGTGTAAATATAAAGTACGCGCCTAACGTTTTGAATGACCCTAGATTGATTCCTGGTTTGGTATGTTGTAATGAaagtgtttgtttttaaattgtgtaagcaaaatagttaataattttttggcaacAACGTATGAaggatttaatttaaatttgcgtTTTTAGTTACAGTGTTTATTTTCTATTCTGTCTAGACTGTTGTTGATGAAAACGCttaatacatattttatatctgttttaataattatatttgcAGTTGTTTAGTGTTACATtacttatattaattttagtggtgaatgttgtattttttgtagcaataataattataaacattGCTGTTGGTATCTTAAAACATACCTCTTGTTTTTGTGTTGAGCggtgaaattttgtaaacgcAGAAGCTAATAGAATATCACTTATCTTCACTTATTAGCACAtagtttttaaacatttacttttaaatacaATGTATACACAACACTTTTTCACGTTTACTGTTACTATTATTTGTTAGTGCTTCGTATAAACAGTTACAACTTTGTGATGTTGTTCTGTGCTGAGCTGCTTTGGTACTAAAGTCTGATGCGTTAAGTGGCGAGCTTATAAATCTATGCGGCCGACGGCATCCTAAACTCTTCTAAAgtgtaaatgttttatttttgtaatgtatTGCAAATGTTATTACTTATTGTCTGTAACTATgtgtattattgttttttaatgttgtaTAACTGTGCTATGTTTTTCTTGTTGTTTTCTGTGGTggttaaatgtttaaaaagtacCGATATGTAAGTTTTGCAATGCTAATGTGTGTACGTGTTTAGTGAACAGTACATTTCACATTTGTTTATAAGTTTttgttgtctttttcttttttaaatgttttgtaaataaCATTATCAGTTCAAAATATTAGAAATAGaaccaatattttaaattatttatggacATTAGTTACTAAATTGTTGCATTAGCTGTTGttgttataaaaatcaatatttgcaTGAAACATTCGTCTGCACTTTATTGATTACTTGAAAAcaatgtttgtttttgattttgttttatgtgttaaaatttatttatagacaTTTGTTACTTAATTGTTGCATTAGTTGGAGTTGATGTACATTTTAATATTTGCATGATACAGTTGTTTGGACTTTCCAAATTACTTGAAAgtaaagtatattttttacgTGTTTCTTACG
Above is a window of Tribolium castaneum strain GA2 unplaced genomic scaffold, icTriCast1.1 ptg000038l, whole genome shotgun sequence DNA encoding:
- the LOC107398926 gene encoding uncharacterized protein LOC107398926 produces the protein MSQMSRYHGIRVKRMRKQEEHQQNSGTQLQIANEEHDDSRLIVCVQRDEHIEELARMYQLHIQTNSVTNELSVNIIRDPIVETRIQEMMQNDEDEENNDNRAEVEEEIIRPVRVVVPPRRRHAEVPIRRTYRLALRTQNIEAVEAQYMGRMTSICDHCNALFFENERLPITTRGRFFCCNFGKVRLPDLVQCPRELKRLLTENTQAANNFREHIRSANSLFAMASFKATIPEDRNQNQGAWCFNVCGQIYHYIEPLPSQTNRQPKNNNYYFLDAQDAIERRTTFLGERLEADTIALLEHILRRDNPWIQSYSTMKEVLEERRLLAANEDENEVRNVIVAFKDRINDNLRNHNLPTSRSDIAAVFVGEEPPFQVDLILYPKEQPNRKHELKNLNRLADPMVYPLLFPYGEMGYDFNIPHTYEGNRRRVDVATETPPQLDEQHPNDEDVEGQGDNENQVRRNKRSKVTIREYYRYRLQVRDHFSILHNSGKLFQQYIVDAWVRTESDYLWWVKQNQRQLRVAEYTAIRRYLENRAAREHARIGKITILPAATINSPREKRRRYLDAMTIVARHGKPDLFITMTCNPKWPEIQENLQYKQKYEHRPDLVCRVFHTKLLNLIDQIANCQIFGVILNYMYSVEFQKRGLPHAHILVTLRPEDKLNTEELVDAAVSAVIPDEDTEPRMYMLVKKHYIHRPCGTNSHPDALCMQNGECTKHYPKQFSDRTLLLGDNLLRQPDYKRPNNGRTIDYEGTAIDNRRIVPYNKYLSGYYDCHINVECCGSIYTIKYLHKYVEKSADYITVQAQHQQPNEDGVINWDEIKHYQDYRYVSSTESAWRLLQFPLSDRSHSVIVLPVHLPHHQEVMFEEGEDIQRIEELSTKPSKLMAWFQLNHDNPEARIYKYTDIPEYYTWHGKTSTWAKRRQKSKTIGTIAEVGVQEGERYYLRLLLRVSPGVTSFDELKTVNGQRMDSFEAACRELRLLDDCNTYDAAMNEIALTKPPFYVRELFAMTIFSMISESGDMTFVPNMYQKYRNYMLQDFQRHHTDSEDVAEQKALYHIQKFLQRTNLPNIPSMQDLGLPEVTLQDDDLLRTVPLTFYDLMQTVPPHRTGANENDDINEAVARLNHDQLVAYNAIIAALQDNLQTGRAERNVFYVDGPGGTGKTYLYNVIQRVVRERLHQTYIAMAWTGMAATLLKEGKTVHKSFRLPLLLTETTVGGFAEETTDSNFVKNTALIIWDEASMAPRKAVLAIDRYLRRLMNIDREFGGKIVVFGGDFRQLLPVVPRAHAGEILNECVQAVPFWDNVVKLKLTQNMRYLNAALEDINVDRTFPDFLLRIGEGKVTKATIPEVHYGVPDDLIEIPNQYLVSSLDELLRHVFEDIDVTEIDDNRIASRAILCPKNVSVKDINAKILDSCPGQLKTYYSQDIYDANPEDNFLVPDDFLNAVETACLPPFELHLKRGAIVMLLRNIDLEPKSFPEKEQEMSLPYQKLKLKLAKELAYLGL